The following coding sequences lie in one Candidatus Eremiobacterota bacterium genomic window:
- the mraZ gene encoding division/cell wall cluster transcriptional repressor MraZ: MHAELPRFAGSEEHALDHKGRLIVPARFRERLGSQFVLTIAPGDPCLALYPMATWVEFCGRIEAVPLKDEAYRRSVRYLFAHSEEVACDAQGRVVVPLRLRTYAGIQRQVVSVGLLTRIEIWAKDRYAVQSPPQDEVPGFLAELGL, translated from the coding sequence GTGCACGCGGAGTTGCCGCGATTTGCCGGTTCTGAGGAACACGCCCTTGATCACAAAGGACGGCTTATTGTGCCGGCGCGCTTTCGCGAGCGCCTAGGCTCCCAATTTGTCCTAACGATTGCTCCGGGTGACCCCTGTCTCGCCCTCTATCCGATGGCGACGTGGGTCGAATTCTGCGGCCGAATCGAAGCCGTACCGCTCAAAGACGAAGCCTACCGGCGCTCCGTACGCTATCTCTTCGCCCATTCCGAGGAGGTAGCGTGCGATGCGCAAGGGCGGGTCGTGGTCCCATTGCGGCTGCGTACCTATGCCGGAATCCAGCGTCAGGTCGTCTCGGTGGGCCTGCTTACTCGGATCGAGATCTGGGCGAAGGACCGCTATGCCGTTCAAAGTCCCCCGCAGGACGAGGTGCCCGGCTTCTTGGCCGAGCTGGGTCTGTGA
- the rsmH gene encoding 16S rRNA (cytosine(1402)-N(4))-methyltransferase RsmH — MTHVPVLVGPAIEYLALRPGGTYVDATFGGGGHARAILQQLVGGRLLAIDSDPDAVARASGIDDPRLTFVQANFRDIVHVLDRFAIDSIDGVLFDLGVSSMQLDDLDRGFSLGKAAALDMRMDPSVGQSAYEILTTASERELADIFFYYGQERCSRRIARAVVVRRANGTLPNTTAEFAQLVAAIVTRRGQRQRIHPATRVFQALRIAVNDELAALREGLAGAIGRLRVAGRVVAISFHSLEDRIVKETFRDDERLDVLTKRPVRPNDGEIAENRRARSAKLRAAQRKAG, encoded by the coding sequence ATGACCCACGTTCCCGTGCTCGTTGGACCGGCCATCGAATATTTGGCATTACGGCCCGGAGGGACGTACGTCGACGCGACCTTCGGCGGCGGTGGTCATGCCCGCGCGATCCTGCAGCAACTGGTGGGCGGGCGCCTTCTCGCGATCGACTCGGATCCCGATGCGGTCGCGCGTGCCTCGGGGATCGACGATCCGCGCCTGACGTTCGTTCAGGCGAACTTTCGCGATATCGTGCACGTCCTCGATCGCTTCGCGATCGATTCGATCGACGGCGTGCTCTTCGATTTGGGAGTTTCTTCAATGCAACTTGACGACCTCGATCGCGGATTTTCCCTTGGAAAGGCCGCCGCGCTCGACATGCGGATGGATCCTAGCGTCGGGCAAAGCGCCTACGAAATCCTGACGACGGCGAGCGAACGCGAACTGGCCGATATCTTTTTTTACTACGGCCAGGAACGTTGCTCTCGCCGCATCGCGCGCGCGGTCGTCGTTCGCCGTGCGAACGGCACGCTTCCCAATACGACCGCCGAGTTTGCGCAGCTCGTCGCCGCCATCGTTACGCGTCGCGGCCAGCGCCAGCGAATCCACCCCGCGACCCGCGTCTTTCAAGCCTTGCGGATTGCGGTCAACGACGAGCTTGCGGCGCTTCGGGAAGGGCTTGCCGGCGCGATCGGAAGGCTTCGCGTTGCCGGGCGCGTCGTCGCAATCAGCTTCCATTCGCTCGAGGATCGCATCGTGAAAGAAACGTTCCGCGACGACGAGCGCCTCGACGTCCTGACCAAGCGCCCCGTGCGGCCGAACGACGGCGAGATCGCCGAGAACCGGCGCGCGCGTAGCGCCAAGCTGCGCGCCGCGCAGCGAAAGGCGGGATAG